The nucleotide sequence TGATGTAAGAGTTTTGGTACTACAAGGTGATAAAGACCAAAGAAACCAATTGATCAATCAGAGGTTGATGACCTGCGATTTCGATGTAGTCATTTCTTCGTATGAAATTGTTATCAGAGAAAAGTCGGCTTTGAAGAGGTTCAAATGGGAATatatcatcattgatgaGGCCCATAGAATCAAGAACGAAGAGTCATTGTTGTCCCAGATTATAAGAATGTTCCATTCTAATAATAGGTTGTTGATAACCGGAACCCCTTTGCAGAACAACTTGCACGAGTTGTGGGCGTTATTGAACTTTATATTGCCTGATGTGTTCGGAGACTCCGAAGCGTTTGATCTGTGGTTTCAGGATAATGAGGGACAGGATGAAAATTCGGTTGTACAACAATTGCACAAAGTCTTGAAGCCGTTCTTATTACGGAGAATCAAAAGTGAAGTGGAAAAGTCTTTATTGCCAAAGGAAGAATTGAATGTCTATGTCAAAATGACCGACATGCAGAAGAAGTGGTATcaaaagattttggaaaaagaTATCGATGCTGTCAATGGAGCCAGTGGTAAAAAAGAAAGCAAGACTAGATTACTCAACATTGTTATGCAATTAAGAAAGTGCTGTAACCATCCTTATCTTTTTGAAGGGGCTGAACCTGGTCCCCCATATACCACCGATGAACACTTGGTGTTCAACGCTCAAAAGATGATAATCTTGGACAAATTAttaaagaagttcaaacaAGAGGGTTCAAGGGTCTTGATATTCTCTCAAATGAGTAGAATGTTGGATATTTTAGAAGATTATTTGCTCTTCAGAGAATATGAATACTGCAGAATCGATGGACAAACCGACCATGCTGATAGAGTAAATTCCATCGATGATTACAATAAACCGGGATCTTCCAAATTCGCCTTTTTGTTGACCACAAGAGCTGGTGGATTGGGCATTAACTTAACAACGGCAGATATTGTAATATTATTTGATTCCGACTGGAATCCTCAAGCCGATTTGCAGGCTATGGACAGAGCTCATAGAATTGGCCAAACCAAGCAGGTTAAAGTGTTCCGGTTCATTACCGAACAcgccattgaagaaaaggtgaTTGAAAGAGCCGCTCAAAAGTTGAGGTTGGATCAATTGGTTATTCAGCAGGGAAGGCATGCCCCCAATATCAGTAACCAGAGTAACAAGGCGGCTTCGAAGGATGAATTATTGAATATGATTCAACATGGTGCCGCTGAGATGTTTAAAAGCGACTCTACTTCCAAAGCCGGAACAGTAGAGccagaagatgatgatattgatgccattttggccaaatcgGAAGCCAAAACGTCTGAATTGAATCAGAAAtatgaaaagttgaacataAATGCCTTGCAAAACTTCACTAATGACGAATCAGTATATGAATGGAACGGGGAAAACTTTAAGAAAAAGGAACCCACAgccatcaccaacattGGACATGCTTGGATAAACCCCGGTaaaagagaaagaaagGAAAACTACTCCATTGACATGTACTATAAAGATGTGTTGAATACTGGAGGAAGTAGATCAACTATCAAGTCGGGACCAAAACCTCCAAAGCAACATAACATCTATGATCATCAGTTCTTTCCGGCTAAGTTGCTTGAGCTCcttgaattggaaaagaactATTATAAAAAGCAGATAAAATACCAGGTTCCTCTTAAGAGTGGACCACCCAATACCTTGGATGAACGACAATTggaacaaaaacttgagcaagaagaaatagAAAAATCGAGGCCTTTGaccgaagaagagaaacaaTTGAAGGATGAGCTCCTTACCCAAGGATTTGGTAATTGGAACAGACGTGATTTCCAGCATTTCATAACCTTGAATATCAAATATGGTAGAAACTCGATTCAGTTGATCACCAACGAGTTCGAGGATAAAACCATCGATGAGGTCAGAGACTATGCGAagagtttttggaaaaaatatgaagaaatcgacGGGTATGAACGTTATATCAATCAGATCGAAACTGGTGAAGagaaaatcatcaaaatcaagttaCAGAAAGAAGCATTAAGGAGAAAACTCAGTCAATTCAAATATCCTTTACAAGAACTCACATTGAAGTTCCCACCTGCGTCTTCCAACCGAAAGGTTTGGTCAGAGGACGAAGACCGGTTCCTATTGGTACAGCTCTACAGGTTTGGAATCGATAGACCTGATATCTATGAAAGAATAAAAGAAGCTATACGCGACtcgattttgttcaagtttgactttttcttccaatctAGAAATACCACCGAGATATCCAGAAGGTGTCAAACCTTGTTGGGTTGTGTTTTGAGAGAAATGAACCCACCGGTTACGGGATCCAAAAGAAAGTCTGAAACTCCCGACGTAGGTGAAAAGACCAAAAAACCTAAAAAGTAATCCACAATGGACTTTTACATATTTATAAATATATTAATTACATGAACGTCCACTTATACAATTATTATCTTACCCAAACGTCACCCGAGTAATGGGGTCAAGTACTTCTCGAATGTCAACGGACTAATATCACTGGGGAACCTATATACAACGTTACCGTTTCTGTCTATaacaaatttttcaaagttccaAAACACACCTTGGAATCCGAGTTTACCTGGCCGGGCAGCCTTTAAAAACTTATAAATATCGTCTGCATTGCTTCCGTTCACCAAAACCTTGTTCATTATGGGGAATTCTACCCCAAacttttgttttgtttcCCTTACGATCTCATCTATCGGAGCCGGCTCTTCGTTCCAAAATTGGTTACTTGGAAAGGCCAATATCACAAGTCCATCGTCCTTGTATTTGTGATATAGCGTttgaagctcttcaaaCTGCGGAGCAAACCCACACAATGTCGCGGTGTTAACAATAACTATCACTTTACCCTTATATTGGCTTAAGGAAACCTGTTGAAGGGTAGAATCTAACACCGAGATGTCGTAAATTGATTGAGCCATTGGATTATTTTGAGCAATGGGAACGAGAGTAAGATCAGTATCTACTTGAATCGGGTTTCTGAATGGACCTGGAGGCGGTATTCACGTTCTCAGACACCCCAGCACCGAGTAGATTCTTGTAATATCCAAACAGCTATATGAAATGAAAATGACCAACTGGGTCGTGTACCACCCCCGGTTCTTTCGCACTTTAGCTCGTCTGATCATTTTGAGATCCTTACAAAATTTTTTGTGATTGCACAAACATTGTCTGATCAAGGAGACTCAGTTAACCCCGAACCATTTATTGTTCACAAGAACGTAAACCATTCATTTATATATCATCCAGTATCGACCACAAATAACCTatttttttgatttgaacAGTCTGCTCAAGTATTTTTATTTGCCCCTTCCTAAGACACACATTGTTTTTATTTCCTGAACCCGATAGAAAATGTCTTTTAACGTGGATTGGAACTTATTAGAGACGGAGTCTATGGCCCAGTGGACCAAGGAGCTACTCACAGAAACGTTGAATTCGGGCAAACGTCCCAATATATTAGCGTCTGAAATCGAGATTAAAGACTTAAACTTCGGCAAAATCCCTCCCACATTTGAGATACTAGAAATTGGAGAGTTGGAGACAGACCGATTCAGAggcatcttcaaaatcaactaCGATGGGGATGCTCACATCACTTTGCACACCAAAGTTCAAGCCAATCCGTTAAAGATTTACAGTGATAACTTAACTGAATTGGAAGACTTCATCGGAGGTTCCAGTGACTTTATTAAGCCCAATTTCCAGCTCTCGAATGACGAATTTTCTTTGCCTTtagacttgaagttgagtgATATAAAAATCTCTGGTATTGGAATCATTGTATTCTCCAAAACAAAAGGATTGACCCTTGTTTTCCGTAACGACCCCTTAGACTCCATCAATGTCAGCTCCACCTTCGACATGGTGCAAGTGTTGGCTAAGTTCTTACAAAGCCAAATTGAAACTCAAATCAGAGACTTGTTTAGAGAGACTCTACCCACTGTGTTACACAAGTTGTCCTTGAAGTATATTTCCTCGAATAATGATAATTTcttgaataacttgaacttgcacaacttcaatgttaacaacaacaacgagGTGGTCttgtttgatttgaatAACGAATTCAATAACTATTCGGCCAAAAACTTGCAGAAAAACTTAAAGCTCTTTAATTCAAGAGAAACATTGAACTTGCATATTCCAAAATTCAAGAATGTTATTCAAAGATCCAACTTGcagaagttcaacaagaaattgtCGCCAAATTTACTCACATCATTAAGCTTGATAAATGATAATAAGGTATTTGATAATAATGGCAGCAATGGAATTccaatcaactttttggtggataaGGAGTACACAGATGTACAACACATTGTCAAGAACATCTCAGACATCCAGTCAAATAACTATTACCAAAAGAATGTGAACAACAACATGGCGAAGCCCAAGAGAAGAGTTATTAAATTGAACCGAAACAAGACATCCAAGAGTATTGACAATAATGCAAGCAATACTATGTCTGTAGCTGAAAGCACCCTATTATCTAACTACAACGGCATTTCTCAGACCTCAACGAtgaatgatgatgacaacTTAGATGTTACACAGTCTGAGGACATGGAGTCTGAGGGAAGCACGTGCGTCGATGAACAAGATGATGTGCTACAACAACCAAGACCATTGAGATTAAACGAACTCAAACAGATTCATTCTCATTCACATTTCCACCGGAACTTCGACAATAGTTCACCAAATAATTCCAACAGCTCTTTCTTGAGTGGAGTGGGAATAGGTAACAACTACTTtaacttcaccaacaaggaGCACGTGAACCCtgatgagttcaagaagtctgaCGATGAGGTCTATAATGAAGTTAATGAGAAATCTAACAACTACCTTGATGTGAAAAGCATCAAGGAGAAATTGAACGAGTTACGAAAATTGCAGATGGAAAACCACAAACATTTTTACATGGAGATGCCGCCCCCTTATCAACTATAAAGTAGGAGCCGGCTCTCCTTTGTGTGTATTTATTTAGTTCTTATTTATTATATTTATTCATGTAAATAAACTGGTATGAATTTAGTTTTTTATTACATCTCTCAAATGGGTAATATTAGTTTCATCTCTGCGCGTGcgaaacaaaaacaaaaaaattaccttaaaatcaaaatcagctAGTTTGCCATTTTTTCTGTTGATGACGTTCGGAAGCTTTGAAGAGCTCTGCAAACATACATCCTTGCCCTTGTGCTCTGTTATAAGCACATCCAACTCTACCAGTGAGTTTACGCGGGGCGTTTTACCCCAATGTTACAGCAGATCGGTCGAATTGGCAAACACCATGATTTTCCTGGTTGGTAATGCTTTCATTCATTTTGCCACTTTAGGAGTGTTATTGATCATCTTGTTCAATGTCAGAGCAAAGTACACTGCCATCGGAAGAACAGAGATGTTGTTTTTTTTCTACTTGTTTATTGGTTTAACTGTAAGTTCATTGGTGGTCGATTGCGGTGTTACACCTCCTAGCAGCAGCAGTTATGCATATTTTGTGGCGGTTCAAATGGGCTTGGCCGGCTCTTGTTGTATATCGCTATTGTACAACGGGCTTTTGTGCTTCCAGTTTTGGGAAGACGGGTCTCGAAGATCCATGTGGATATTGAGGTTGGTGTCTATTGGGTGGTTTATtgtcaacttcttcattgCCATTTTTactttcaagaactggGGAACAGGCTTGAgtaccacaaacacaaccGGCTTATTTGTCGTGGGATACGTGTTGAACGCGTTCATTTTGTTTGTATATGTGGTGAGTCAAGTAGCATTGGTGTTATTTGCCTTGGATTCATATTGGCCCTTGGGTGCCATATGCTTGGGGGTGTTCTTCTTCGTGGCCGGACAGGTGTTGATGTACGTGTTTAGCGAAAAGATTTGTGAAGGGGCCACTCACTACATAGATGGAGTCTTCTTTGCTACCGTGTGTAATACTTTCACGGTAATGATGATTTACAAGTTTTGGGACATGATCACGACCGATGACTTGGAATTTTCGGTGGCTACGGTAGAGAACGGGGTGCGTTCTTTTGGTCtcgaagatgaaaagaGAAACAGCACCTTTTTCTCCTAGTTTAATAGAGAAAGAGTGACCCACAGAGAGAAAGATAACACCTCTCCATGCGAAATGCCTGTACGGGTTAGCATTTACCCATAAAAATATATACAAGGAAAATATATAACCTAAACCTGACATCCATAAAGCAGCCATTCTGTCTTGGAACTCGGTTCTATTTTTGGTCAGGCCAACGTCATGGCTGCGCTTCGCATAAATAAACACATCACCGCTTTTTCGCGCGACGATTCGAAACCCCATTAAAAACATAATTCACGATTGAAACTACTAGCAACCTTTTGTTTATCATGTCGGAAATAGAAGCACCCAGACTCTTAGAGCTGGATCAGATaatcaacatcttgaacaacgATGGTAGTTTGGACTTGTTATTGAATAGATTAAAGAAAAGTGTCACCACTGGAGAGGAGTTCTCAAAGtacatcaagaagaaagccATCATAGAGGACGACCATTATTCTCAACTAAAGAAGTTTGGCAGTCAATCCAGGCAGGCACTTAAGAATCCTtcgaagttgaaggaggaCTCGTTCAGTGATAAGTTGGACAAGatcattgaatttgacGAGAAACTATACGGGGTTGGATCTTCCTACGTGACTGCTTTAAACGTCATGTACGATGAATTAACGTCTTTGATTGCTGCCGTCATCAGATCAAGAAAGcagatcaaagaagaaggtaaGCGGAAAGAAAAGGATTGTCAGGATTCTATTCAAGCTGCTGAAAAGGCCAAAATGAAGTATAATCACTTGTGTGATGATTTGGACAAGCTCAAGAACGGTGACCCCAAGAAgaccttttctttgaagaataaGAGTTATGAGCAACAAGAAGACGACTTACAAAGGAAAGTCGACTTGGCGGATCAAGATTATAGATCCAAAGTGGCTACCTGTAAGAAATTAAAGGATGAAATCTTGATGGTATACAGACCCACTCACACTAAGAAATTAAAGAACTTGGTTTTAGAAATGGACATTGCCATGAATGTTCAATTGCAAAAATTGGCCACTTGGAACGAGACCTTGATCATGaattctggagtcttggTGGCCCCTTTAACATCGTCAAAACCCTCAATGAAGGAGCTTGCTAACGCAGTTGATAATGAGAAGGACCTTTACAATTACATCCTCCGAAGTGAGAAGGAGTTTGCTCAAAACAGGTCTTCTTTGGTGCCAATTGAGTATAAGGTCCATCCAtccttggccaagtatGAACCacccaagtccaacaaacCATTCTTAAACAACTCGAACCCTAAAAATGTATCGAATATGGCTCTCCCACCTGTTTCTACAGCCTTATATGAATCAACCAGCAGCTCGGGTAGTAACACCAATTATGCCAACAACTCCGTAAACGATTCCGGATTATCCACTTCTGGGTCAGGAAATGTAAATAACTCATATGGAGCTCCACGTCTGCCAAGCGGTGTTAGCGATGCCCAGACTGCACTCACCTACAACTCATTAGATCCAAACAGTCAGCCAAATACACCAGAGCTAAATGGAGTGAAATCATTGAGTCAAGTGTCGCATGCTAATCTTGGTAGTAGTACTTCTTCCAATAGTCAACCTACCTTTGGAGTAtctattgaagaattgatcaactttgCAGGAATTGATAATGTTCCTTTGGTGGTAAAAAAGTGTattgaagttattgaaaCGCATggtttggaattggaaggtATATACAGAAAGAGTGGAAATGTTTCCATTGTACAGAACTTGAGAGAATCTATTGACAAAAAGTTCACCAATTATTTATTGATAGGCAACAACATTGATCCAACCAATGTGATAGACACAGACATTTACTGTATTGCATCcttattgaagttgtatTTTGCCAGCTTACCAGAACCATTATTGACAGAAGAATTCTACCAATCATTCATAGAGACTGTTAAGTCGCTAGATGAAAACTTTATCGCCAAAAAATTGCACCATTTGGTGTACAACTTACCAGATGGAGCCTATTTCACCTTACGAGCATTAATATTCCATTTGAATACAGTTGCATCCAAATCGGACACCAACCGAATGACAGTTAAGAACTTGGCCATTATTTGGGGCCCAGCTATTTTGAACGATAACTCAATGAACCCCCAAGACTTGAGCTACAAGAGTAAGGTTGTGGAAGAATTGATGTTGATTGCTAATGACATCTTTGATACAGAAGACTAAGACCAGCTAAATATGCAGTTTATGTAACAACTATTAATACATTAAATGAAACCCTTTTTTGGGTGCCTCGTTGGTGGAACCTGCCGACGTGCTACTATTACCAGACGAATTCCCCTCTTTATTGGTGCTGGAATTTCTCGACGTGTTTACACTGTTGTATTTGAATCTAGGAGCTTTGGTTACTTTGTTTGGACGGTAACTAGATCTCTCTTTATCTGAATTATGAATCTCCTTATCCTTTTGTAGTTGAGCTTTCTTTTGCTGCTCTTGTTGatgctcttcttcaagtatccTATTGAATTCCTCGTCGGTAATGCCCTCCTCTCTCCTCTTcacttccttcaactccttcCTCAACAACTCGTGGAACTCAGGGGAATCAATGATCTTTTCTTGGATGTCTTTATCCACAATACTTAGCAAGCTTGTCAGATCCTTGGAATTGTGTTCACTCATGATTTCTCCCTGGATTAATGCTGCCATCTTTCCCTTATTCTTCATTAGTATATCAGGATTATTCTTCACCTTGCTCTCAACCATTAGCTTCAATTTtaacaacaagtttgagTGCGTTTCCGACGACTTAAAATTCTCCA is from Yamadazyma tenuis chromosome 6, complete sequence and encodes:
- a CDS encoding uncharacterized protein (EggNog:ENOG503NUDT; COG:K) encodes the protein MTGKVIDRDEVDVPSPSPQPVVSIPQDTSTSTNVGQNRQKYFVTSDKPRLDAEDTAKRFKYLLGLTDLFKHFINAKAEKDAGIRKILNKVESERTGEQVPNHRGRKTEKEEDAELLNDEIETPAITEFTESPAYVHGTLRPYQIQGLNWLVSLYENNLSGILADEMGLGKTLQTISFLGYLRYFKGINGPHIIITPKSTLDNWAREFARWTPDVRVLVLQGDKDQRNQLINQRLMTCDFDVVISSYEIVIREKSALKRFKWEYIIIDEAHRIKNEESLLSQIIRMFHSNNRLLITGTPLQNNLHELWALLNFILPDVFGDSEAFDSWFQDNEGQDENSVVQQLHKVLKPFLLRRIKSEVEKSLLPKEELNVYVKMTDMQKKWYQKILEKDIDAVNGASGKKESKTRLLNIVMQLRKCCNHPYLFEGAEPGPPYTTDEHLVFNAQKMIILDKLLKKFKQEGSRVLIFSQMSRMLDILEDYLLFREYEYCRIDGQTDHADRVNSIDDYNKPGSSKFAFLLTTRAGGLGINLTTADIVILFDSDWNPQADLQAMDRAHRIGQTKQVKVFRFITEHAIEEKVIERAAQKLRLDQLVIQQGRHAPNISNQSNKAASKDELLNMIQHGAAEMFKSDSTSKAGTVEPEDDDIDAILAKSEAKTSELNQKYEKLNINALQNFTNDESVYEWNGENFKKKEPTAITNIGHAWINPGKRERKENYSIDMYYKDVLNTGGSRSTIKSGPKPPKQHNIYDHQFFPAKLLELLELEKNYYKKQIKYQVPLKSGPPNTLDERQLEQKLEQEEIEKSRPLTEEEKQLKDELLTQGFGNWNRRDFQHFITLNIKYGRNSIQLITNEFEDKTIDEVRDYAKSFWKKYEEIDGYERYINQIETGEEKIIKIKLQKEALRRKLSQFKYPLQELTLKFPPASSNRKVWSEDEDRFLLVQLYRFGIDRPDIYERIKEAIRDSILFKFDFFFQSRNTTEISRRCQTLLGCVLREMNPPVTGSKRKSETPDVGEKTKKPKK
- a CDS encoding glutathione peroxidase (COG:E; EggNog:ENOG503P24F), with protein sequence MAQSIYDISVLDSTLQQVSLSQYKGKVIVIVNTATLCGFAPQFEELQTLYHKYKDDGLVILAFPSNQFWNEEPAPIDEIVRETKQKFGVEFPIMNKVLVNGSNADDIYKFLKAARPGKLGFQGVFWNFEKFVIDRNGNVVYRFPSDISPLTFEKYLTPLLG
- the MDM34 gene encoding ERMES complex subunit (EggNog:ENOG503NY58; COG:C; BUSCO:EOG09261S0S); this encodes MSFNVDWNLLETESMAQWTKELLTETLNSGKRPNILASEIEIKDLNFGKIPPTFEILEIGELETDRFRGIFKINYDGDAHITLHTKVQANPLKIYSDNLTELEDFIGGSSDFIKPNFQLSNDEFSLPLDLKLSDIKISGIGIIVFSKTKGLTLVFRNDPLDSINVSSTFDMVQVLAKFLQSQIETQIRDLFRETLPTVLHKLSLKYISSNNDNFLNNLNLHNFNVNNNNEVVLFDLNNEFNNYSAKNLQKNLKLFNSRETLNLHIPKFKNVIQRSNLQKFNKKLSPNLLTSLSLINDNKVFDNNGSNGIPINFLVDKEYTDVQHIVKNISDIQSNNYYQKNVNNNMAKPKRRVIKLNRNKTSKSIDNNASNTMSVAESTLLSNYNGISQTSTMNDDDNLDVTQSEDMESEGSTCVDEQDDVLQQPRPLRLNELKQIHSHSHFHRNFDNSSPNNSNSSFLSGVGIGNNYFNFTNKEHVNPDEFKKSDDEVYNEVNEKSNNYLDVKSIKEKLNESVELANTMIFSVGNAFIHFATLGVLLIILFNVRAKYTAIGRTEMLFFFYLFIGLTVSSLVVDCGVTPPSSSSYAYFVAVQMGLAGSCCISLLYNGLLCFQFWEDGSRRSMWILRLVSIGWFIVNFFIAIFTFKNWGTGLSTTNTTGLFVVGYVLNAFILFVYVVSQVALVLFALDSYWPLGAICLGVFFFVAGQVLMYVFSEKICEGATHYIDGVFFATVCNTFTVMMIYKFWDMITTDDLEFSVATVENGVRSFGLEDEKRNSTFFS
- the RGD1 gene encoding Rho GTPase-activating protein (EggNog:ENOG503NVC8; COG:T; BUSCO:EOG092620CR); the protein is MSEIEAPRLLESDQIINILNNDGSLDLLLNRLKKSVTTGEEFSKYIKKKAIIEDDHYSQLKKFGSQSRQALKNPSKLKEDSFSDKLDKIIEFDEKLYGVGSSYVTALNVMYDELTSLIAAVIRSRKQIKEEGKRKEKDCQDSIQAAEKAKMKYNHLCDDLDKLKNGDPKKTFSLKNKSYEQQEDDLQRKVDLADQDYRSKVATCKKLKDEILMVYRPTHTKKLKNLVLEMDIAMNVQLQKLATWNETLIMNSGVLVAPLTSSKPSMKELANAVDNEKDLYNYILRSEKEFAQNRSSLVPIEYKVHPSLAKYEPPKSNKPFLNNSNPKNVSNMALPPVSTALYESTSSSGSNTNYANNSVNDSGLSTSGSGNVNNSYGAPRSPSGVSDAQTALTYNSLDPNSQPNTPELNGVKSLSQVSHANLGSSTSSNSQPTFGVSIEELINFAGIDNVPLVVKKCIEVIETHGLELEGIYRKSGNVSIVQNLRESIDKKFTNYLLIGNNIDPTNVIDTDIYCIASLLKLYFASLPEPLLTEEFYQSFIETVKSLDENFIAKKLHHLVYNLPDGAYFTLRALIFHLNTVASKSDTNRMTVKNLAIIWGPAILNDNSMNPQDLSYKSKVVEELMLIANDIFDTED
- a CDS encoding uncharacterized protein (COG:S; EggNog:ENOG503P96N) produces the protein MSGQEIPKITDPKALTGVYKKRGAFDKQRKTLLENFKSSETHSNLLLKLKLMVESKVKNNPDILMKNKGKMAALIQGEIMSEHNSKDSTSLLSIVDKDIQEKIIDSPEFHELLRKELKEVKRREEGITDEEFNRILEEEHQQEQQKKAQLQKDKEIHNSDKERSSYRPNKVTKAPRFKYNSVNTSRNSSTNKEGNSSGNSSTSAGSTNEAPKKGFHLMY